In Gimesia benthica, a single window of DNA contains:
- a CDS encoding S1C family serine protease, translating into MNQDHKNRIPQTVRLFALTLIFTTSAGWLTGSASAYDQLQPSQLTSGSQMRRAFRSVVSTPRSWTVRVRVNGREASLGAIVESDGWILTKASQLEGKVTCELTTAERYEAEIIGVDGKLDLALLKIDARNLPTVQWQAITDPKVGQWLVTPGLSMSPVSVGVLSVTRRDIKPAPGVLGVQIDDANGGALVKQVMRESGAEEAGLKPGDVILNVAGENIDSASSLSRFIRKFLPGDRVQVRLLRDEEEINAVVVLTDPQMLIYDRLREMQKKMGGALSRRKTGFSEVLQHDTVLRPEDCGGVIVDLQGKAIGLNIARAGRTKSFAIPADQVIPMIQKLKLKEYAPYNPQKDPKEQTVAAGSAS; encoded by the coding sequence TTGAACCAGGATCATAAAAACCGCATTCCGCAGACAGTCCGGCTGTTCGCTCTGACTTTGATCTTCACCACCTCCGCAGGGTGGCTGACCGGCAGTGCCTCCGCTTACGATCAACTGCAGCCAAGCCAGCTGACCAGCGGTTCTCAGATGCGTCGCGCGTTCCGGTCGGTCGTTTCGACTCCCCGTTCCTGGACGGTCCGCGTCCGTGTGAATGGCAGAGAAGCCTCACTGGGGGCCATCGTGGAATCTGATGGCTGGATCCTGACAAAAGCCAGCCAGCTGGAAGGAAAAGTAACCTGCGAGCTCACTACCGCCGAACGCTACGAAGCCGAAATCATCGGCGTCGACGGAAAGCTCGATCTGGCCCTGCTCAAAATCGATGCCCGGAACCTGCCCACGGTTCAATGGCAGGCTATTACAGATCCCAAAGTCGGCCAGTGGCTCGTCACTCCCGGGCTGAGCATGTCTCCAGTGAGTGTCGGCGTGCTGAGCGTGACACGCCGCGATATCAAACCTGCCCCGGGAGTCCTGGGAGTGCAGATTGATGATGCCAACGGAGGCGCTCTGGTCAAACAGGTGATGCGCGAAAGCGGTGCCGAAGAAGCGGGGCTCAAACCAGGCGATGTGATTCTGAATGTGGCCGGCGAAAACATCGACAGTGCCAGTTCACTCTCGCGGTTCATCCGAAAGTTTCTACCCGGTGATCGTGTCCAGGTCCGGTTGCTCAGAGACGAAGAAGAAATCAACGCGGTCGTGGTCCTCACCGATCCGCAGATGCTGATCTACGATCGTCTGCGGGAAATGCAGAAGAAAATGGGAGGCGCCTTGAGTCGCCGTAAAACCGGTTTCTCTGAAGTCCTGCAGCACGATACTGTACTTCGCCCCGAAGACTGTGGCGGCGTCATCGTCGACCTGCAGGGCAAAGCCATCGGCTTGAACATCGCCCGGGCTGGCAGAACCAAGTCCTTCGCGATTCCCGCCGATCAGGTGATCCCCATGATTCAGAAGCTCAAGCTCAAAGAGTATGCTCCTTACAATCCCCAGAAGGATCCCAAGGAGCAGACCGTGGCTGCCGGCAGCGCTTCCTGA
- a CDS encoding PAS domain-containing hybrid sensor histidine kinase/response regulator, giving the protein MSYTFARATQPDAVQQHFDLFLQHTTEGVWDWVDLDAQEQWWSPRFYELLGYCDQEIESSLDTFERLLHPEDAVQTMLGLRSALENASRFEHNFRLRVKGGLYRWFRGQAQVLRDAYGQAVRMTGSLSDIHERVLLEAELEGTRLQAFRAREVKQSFLAMMSHEIRTPLSAILGFAEILSDSSEDAETINAANTIHTNGQYLLDTFNDFVDLSRIEEGKFDLKLQDCCPLTVIENVKSVALRKADPKGLALEVDLDHSLPTSIQSNPIRLRQILLNLMGVVINYTHEGTINLSVRKPQATPSDQQMVFTIRNSGNGMNIEPINQIFAGRQLADLTSLTYPGGVGLSLSLARHLVRLLGGEMTLQHTADTGSIIEFTISTGTSCEIKPQQHSLSQRIHEHKTSRSSFGRLRQPCRILLVEDGIYNQRLIQYLLTKAGGSVTLAENGQQAVDQLGAVLQSDSDINEQFEVILMDIQMPLLDGYSATELIREMGFTNPIIALTANVMPGDREKCLQAGCDEYLTKPLDRKQLIQTINNLLKSRRQRMLQLK; this is encoded by the coding sequence ATGAGTTACACCTTCGCCAGAGCAACACAACCAGACGCCGTTCAACAGCATTTTGACCTGTTCCTGCAACACACGACGGAAGGGGTCTGGGACTGGGTCGATCTCGACGCACAGGAACAATGGTGGTCACCCCGGTTTTATGAACTGCTGGGCTACTGCGACCAGGAAATTGAATCGAGCCTGGACACCTTCGAACGACTACTGCATCCAGAGGATGCAGTACAGACGATGCTCGGCCTGCGATCTGCCCTGGAGAACGCCAGTCGTTTTGAGCACAACTTTCGCCTGCGGGTCAAGGGGGGCCTCTATCGCTGGTTCCGGGGACAAGCCCAGGTCTTGCGTGATGCTTACGGACAGGCTGTGCGCATGACCGGATCTCTGTCGGACATTCACGAGCGGGTTCTACTCGAAGCAGAACTCGAAGGCACACGTCTGCAGGCATTTCGTGCCCGGGAAGTGAAACAGTCATTTCTGGCGATGATGAGTCATGAAATCCGGACTCCTCTCTCCGCGATCCTGGGCTTTGCAGAAATCCTGAGTGATTCCAGCGAAGATGCGGAAACGATCAACGCTGCAAATACGATCCACACCAACGGTCAGTATCTGCTGGATACCTTCAACGACTTCGTAGACCTCTCCCGAATTGAAGAAGGCAAGTTCGACCTCAAGCTTCAGGACTGCTGCCCACTGACGGTGATCGAAAACGTGAAGTCGGTCGCCCTTCGCAAAGCAGATCCCAAAGGCCTGGCTCTCGAAGTCGATCTGGATCATAGCCTGCCAACTTCTATCCAGTCCAATCCAATACGCCTCAGGCAGATCCTGTTGAACCTGATGGGGGTCGTGATCAACTACACTCACGAGGGAACCATCAACCTTTCTGTCAGAAAACCACAGGCGACTCCCTCTGATCAGCAAATGGTCTTTACGATCCGTAACAGCGGGAACGGAATGAATATCGAACCGATCAATCAGATTTTTGCCGGACGCCAACTGGCAGACCTGACCTCGCTTACTTATCCCGGGGGAGTCGGTCTGAGTCTTTCGCTGGCGCGACATCTGGTCCGCCTGCTGGGAGGAGAAATGACACTCCAGCATACAGCTGATACTGGATCGATTATTGAATTCACCATCAGCACGGGCACCAGTTGTGAAATCAAGCCACAGCAACATTCGTTATCTCAACGCATCCATGAACACAAAACGTCCCGTTCCAGCTTCGGCAGGCTGAGGCAGCCCTGTCGTATCCTGCTGGTAGAGGATGGAATCTACAATCAGAGGTTGATCCAGTACCTGCTGACCAAAGCCGGCGGAAGCGTCACCCTGGCTGAAAACGGGCAGCAGGCAGTTGATCAACTGGGAGCCGTCCTGCAGAGCGATTCAGACATCAACGAGCAGTTTGAAGTGATCCTGATGGACATTCAGATGCCGCTCCTGGATGGCTACTCCGCGACGGAACTCATTCGCGAGATGGGTTTCACCAACCCGATTATCGCACTCACCGCCAACGTCATGCCTGGCGACCGGGAAAAATGCCTGCAGGCCGGCTGTGATGAATACCTGACCAAACCACTGGATCGCAAGCAGCTCATTCAGACGATTAACAACCTGCTCAAGTCCAGACGACAACGGATGCTGCAACTGAAATAA
- a CDS encoding pectate lyase, protein MHKPGRVVSILLGISMISLLGFRTASAQAAVPVSKENVTKAMRAASEFYRNKLALHGGYVYYYSLDLKERWGEGKASPDQIWVQPPGTPTVGMAFLSAYEATGDQFYLDAATDAALALVYGQLKSGGWTNSVDFNPRSKLTAEYRNGKGRGKNNSTLDDGISQSAIRLIIHVDQAHKFQHKQIHESAQVALNALLAAQFPVGAFPQVWTGPVPQIPAKPASFPQYDWRTEGRVKNYWDCYTLNDGLAGYVCTTLLDAYEIYKDERLKQAVLKLGDFLILSQLPEPQPAWAQQYNYDMQPIWARRFEPPAITGGETQDVIATLMRIYRFSGEKKYLEPIPRALAWLKRSQLPDGQLARYYELQTNRPLYMNRSGKKYSLTYDDSDLPRHYGWKITSEVKELEREFKAVSAGRELKTEPTPKQLLIRVKAILDDLDDQARWISVSTGERLVGQPKFPVNTRYIASDRFSSNLETLSQYLQQQK, encoded by the coding sequence GTGCATAAGCCGGGCCGTGTAGTATCGATTCTGCTGGGAATTTCAATGATCTCGCTTCTGGGTTTCAGGACTGCTTCCGCTCAGGCGGCGGTGCCGGTCTCCAAGGAGAACGTCACGAAAGCGATGCGGGCGGCCAGCGAGTTTTATCGCAATAAGCTCGCTCTGCACGGTGGCTACGTTTACTACTACAGCCTGGATCTTAAGGAACGCTGGGGCGAAGGTAAGGCGTCTCCGGATCAGATCTGGGTGCAGCCTCCCGGCACACCAACAGTGGGGATGGCGTTCCTCTCGGCTTATGAAGCGACCGGGGACCAGTTCTATCTCGACGCTGCCACCGATGCCGCACTGGCACTCGTTTATGGTCAGTTGAAATCGGGCGGCTGGACGAATTCAGTTGATTTCAATCCCCGCAGTAAACTGACCGCCGAGTACCGTAACGGAAAGGGGCGTGGCAAGAACAACTCGACCCTTGATGACGGAATTTCGCAGTCGGCAATTCGCCTCATCATTCACGTCGATCAGGCCCATAAGTTTCAACACAAACAGATCCACGAATCTGCCCAGGTCGCCTTGAATGCCCTGCTGGCGGCACAGTTCCCCGTGGGGGCCTTTCCCCAGGTCTGGACCGGACCGGTGCCGCAGATCCCCGCGAAGCCGGCCAGCTTTCCCCAATACGACTGGCGGACGGAAGGACGTGTCAAAAACTACTGGGACTGTTACACCCTCAACGATGGTCTGGCCGGCTATGTCTGCACGACGCTGCTGGACGCCTACGAAATCTACAAAGATGAGCGTCTGAAACAGGCGGTGCTCAAACTGGGAGACTTTCTGATTTTGTCTCAGTTACCCGAACCACAGCCCGCCTGGGCACAGCAGTACAACTACGATATGCAGCCCATCTGGGCCCGCCGCTTCGAACCGCCGGCCATTACCGGGGGAGAGACCCAGGATGTGATTGCCACCCTGATGCGGATTTATCGCTTCAGCGGTGAGAAGAAATATCTGGAACCGATTCCCCGGGCACTCGCCTGGTTAAAACGCTCCCAGTTACCCGATGGACAGCTCGCCCGCTACTACGAACTGCAGACCAATCGCCCGCTTTACATGAATCGCAGCGGAAAAAAGTACAGCCTGACTTACGACGATTCCGATCTGCCCCGGCACTATGGCTGGAAGATTACCTCAGAGGTCAAAGAACTCGAACGGGAGTTCAAAGCCGTCAGCGCAGGGCGGGAACTAAAGACCGAGCCGACTCCGAAGCAGTTGCTGATCCGCGTGAAAGCGATTCTCGATGACCTGGACGACCAGGCACGCTGGATCAGCGTCAGTACGGGCGAACGTCTGGTGGGGCAACCCAAATTCCCGGTGAATACCAGGTACATCGCCAGCGATCGCTTCAGCAGCAACCTGGAGACATTAAGTCAGTATCTCCAGCAGCAGAAATAG
- a CDS encoding gamma-glutamylcyclotransferase family protein, whose product MNGMQERLNYFAYGSNLHPARLEARIGRCQFQGIALLEQAELHFHKVGIDASGKCDIKIQDSTAGGVWGAVYQITTEQKMELDRFESLGQGYEIREVDVLTHEQSLIRVFTYQAMTAFIDPALQPFDWYHELVLQGARFHGFPAGYLTRLQLIKRLTDSNAERITVAQEILRTIEEYRDRGTD is encoded by the coding sequence ATGAATGGCATGCAGGAACGATTAAACTATTTTGCCTACGGTTCAAATTTGCACCCCGCGCGCCTCGAAGCACGCATCGGGCGCTGTCAGTTTCAGGGAATTGCCTTACTTGAACAGGCAGAACTCCACTTTCACAAAGTCGGCATCGATGCATCCGGGAAATGTGATATTAAGATTCAGGACTCAACCGCAGGTGGCGTCTGGGGGGCCGTCTACCAGATTACGACAGAACAGAAAATGGAACTCGACCGCTTCGAATCGCTGGGACAAGGATATGAGATTCGCGAGGTGGATGTACTGACGCATGAGCAAAGTTTGATCCGTGTGTTTACCTACCAGGCGATGACCGCGTTTATCGATCCCGCGCTGCAGCCTTTCGACTGGTACCATGAGCTGGTTCTCCAGGGAGCCCGTTTTCATGGTTTCCCGGCCGGGTATCTAACGCGGCTGCAACTGATTAAACGACTGACGGATTCTAATGCAGAACGAATCACCGTTGCGCAAGAGATCCTCAGGACGATTGAAGAATACCGTGATCGGGGCACGGACTGA
- the rfbC gene encoding dTDP-4-dehydrorhamnose 3,5-epimerase has product MEVEQTGFPGLLVITPRVFSDERGFFKETYQQERYKEAGVDASFVQDNASRSTAGILRGLHYQIQHPQAKLVHVMKGEILDVCVDLRKNSPTFGQSYSIRLTGENHKQLYVPPGFAHGFYVISPQVDFVYKCGDYYYPEHDRTLLWNDPELGIDWPLSGEPLLSEKDRRGLPLKECEVFESL; this is encoded by the coding sequence ATGGAAGTAGAACAGACCGGTTTTCCCGGGTTACTGGTGATCACCCCCCGGGTCTTTTCTGACGAACGTGGTTTTTTCAAAGAAACGTACCAGCAGGAGCGGTACAAGGAGGCTGGCGTCGATGCCTCTTTTGTACAGGATAATGCATCCCGTTCCACAGCCGGCATTCTCCGGGGACTGCATTACCAGATTCAGCACCCCCAGGCCAAACTCGTGCATGTCATGAAAGGGGAAATTCTGGACGTCTGTGTCGACCTGCGGAAGAATTCTCCCACGTTCGGCCAGTCTTACTCTATCCGCCTGACGGGCGAGAACCACAAGCAACTCTATGTGCCCCCCGGTTTTGCCCACGGTTTTTATGTCATCAGCCCCCAGGTTGATTTTGTGTATAAGTGTGGCGATTATTATTACCCCGAACACGATCGAACTCTGCTCTGGAACGATCCCGAACTGGGAATTGACTGGCCGCTCTCAGGCGAGCCACTGCTCTCGGAGAAAGACCGTCGAGGGCTGCCGCTGAAAGAATGTGAAGTTTTCGAATCGCTATGA
- a CDS encoding histidine phosphatase family protein: MEKQHFIPHPEPDATNLLLIRHGATPPNEQRPYILQGCGINPSLSESGQKQAQALATFLAENCSINHIYSSPMIRAKETAQAVCAHFKLTPQEVAEIHECDVGLWEGKSWDIIEQESPAAYKAFMDDPYRNRYEGGESYGDVFNRCEPALQSLLERHTGETIAVVAHNVINRVYLASLLGLPIEKAKDIKQNNTGINIIRHHAGETKVVTMNAIFHLSGVPH, translated from the coding sequence ATGGAAAAGCAACACTTTATCCCCCACCCTGAACCCGATGCGACCAACCTGCTGCTGATTCGTCATGGAGCGACTCCCCCGAACGAACAGCGGCCCTATATTCTGCAGGGTTGCGGCATCAATCCCAGTCTGAGTGAATCGGGACAAAAGCAGGCTCAGGCCCTGGCGACTTTCCTGGCGGAGAACTGTTCGATCAACCATATCTACAGCAGTCCGATGATCCGTGCAAAAGAGACGGCCCAGGCGGTCTGTGCGCATTTTAAGCTGACTCCGCAGGAAGTCGCAGAGATTCACGAATGCGATGTGGGTCTGTGGGAGGGAAAATCCTGGGACATCATTGAGCAGGAATCCCCGGCCGCCTACAAGGCATTCATGGATGATCCCTACCGGAACCGTTACGAAGGCGGAGAATCTTACGGCGATGTGTTCAATCGTTGTGAGCCTGCACTCCAGTCACTGCTGGAACGCCATACCGGCGAGACGATCGCGGTCGTCGCGCATAACGTAATCAACCGGGTCTATCTGGCCAGCCTGCTGGGACTTCCCATCGAAAAAGCCAAGGACATCAAGCAGAACAATACCGGTATCAACATCATCCGCCATCATGCAGGGGAAACCAAAGTGGTGACGATGAATGCCATCTTCCACTTGAGTGGTGTCCCCCATTAA
- the pdxA gene encoding 4-hydroxythreonine-4-phosphate dehydrogenase PdxA has product MKQPRIALTMGDVSGIGPQLLDALCVQPELNALCCPVVYGNAEVLRRAARHSGSGLEVISVDQLPDELSSRPGAVYCIDRGRADVAEATPCQVDARAGRGAYDYLVSAIDDCLAGKVDAITTAPLNKESLHRGGIDYPGHTEILADRCQVADFGMMLYLPGSDVIQPPAGLGIVHATLHTSIASVPGLLKTDEIFEKTRLIAELMQVMGAEPPRVAVCALNPHAGEHGLFGDEEARIIAPAVERARASGLNATGPLPADTLIRRAVHGEFDAVVAMYHDQGHIPFKLLGFDQAVNITLGLPIVRTSPSHGTAFDIAWSDIKPETRGIMEAVRAAVKLAAHQKQIQTD; this is encoded by the coding sequence ATGAAACAGCCGCGAATCGCTCTGACAATGGGAGATGTCTCTGGCATCGGTCCCCAGTTACTGGATGCCCTGTGCGTTCAGCCGGAACTGAATGCACTCTGCTGCCCGGTCGTCTATGGCAATGCGGAAGTTCTGCGGCGTGCTGCCCGTCATTCCGGGAGTGGACTGGAAGTCATTTCCGTCGATCAACTACCAGATGAACTCTCATCCCGGCCGGGAGCAGTCTACTGCATTGACCGGGGACGCGCGGATGTGGCGGAAGCAACCCCCTGCCAGGTCGATGCCCGCGCGGGTCGCGGGGCGTACGACTACCTGGTCAGCGCCATCGATGACTGCCTCGCGGGAAAAGTGGATGCGATCACCACAGCCCCCTTGAATAAGGAATCACTGCATCGGGGCGGCATCGATTATCCGGGGCATACTGAGATCCTGGCTGACCGGTGTCAGGTAGCCGACTTTGGAATGATGCTCTATCTACCGGGCAGTGATGTGATTCAACCGCCGGCTGGTCTGGGAATCGTACATGCGACCCTGCATACTTCCATCGCCAGCGTTCCCGGCCTGTTGAAAACCGACGAGATCTTTGAGAAGACACGCCTCATCGCTGAACTGATGCAGGTCATGGGCGCGGAACCTCCCCGGGTCGCCGTCTGTGCTTTGAACCCCCATGCGGGAGAACATGGTCTGTTTGGTGATGAGGAAGCGCGGATCATCGCCCCGGCCGTCGAACGGGCCCGGGCCTCTGGTCTGAATGCAACGGGTCCTCTGCCGGCCGATACACTGATTCGCCGCGCCGTGCATGGGGAGTTTGATGCGGTCGTCGCCATGTATCACGACCAGGGGCACATCCCCTTCAAGCTGCTCGGCTTTGACCAGGCGGTCAATATTACGCTGGGATTGCCGATCGTGCGAACCAGCCCCAGTCATGGCACCGCGTTTGACATTGCCTGGAGCGACATCAAGCCTGAGACCAGAGGCATCATGGAAGCCGTGCGGGCCGCGGTCAAACTGGCCGCACACCAGAAACAGATTCAAACCGATTAA
- a CDS encoding S1C family serine protease, with amino-acid sequence MQRTLVSAMGLVLLSLAPANAQEVEVRKPVVTPVAPAKLSEVFFKTVPDSLEDLQEIERQVTSLTEKAIHSTVSVRVGDAQGSGVIIDNKAGYILTAAHVIGLAQKDATIILHDGRTLKGRTMGLNRGLDAGLVKLIEDAEVDISKLTAAKMGDISQIKTGEWVMATGHPNGYQAGRPPVVRLGRVVTRKKHLLQTDCTLIGGDSGGPLYNMQGEVVGIHSRIGPSTSWNFHIPVSAFQDDWEKLVSGDMWGAKPLGQNAVLGVNGETTDQGCKVTGVTRGFPAEIAGLKENDIIYQLNDEKITGIEQLAEVVQQYKPGQTVQVQLTRDGKSMSFEVQLAARD; translated from the coding sequence GTGCAACGCACTCTCGTCAGTGCAATGGGCCTGGTCCTGCTTTCTCTGGCGCCCGCCAACGCTCAGGAAGTCGAGGTGCGTAAACCCGTAGTTACCCCTGTCGCCCCAGCGAAACTTTCCGAAGTCTTTTTCAAGACCGTTCCCGATTCCCTGGAGGATCTTCAGGAGATTGAACGGCAGGTCACTTCCCTGACAGAAAAAGCAATTCACAGTACGGTCTCTGTACGGGTCGGCGATGCCCAGGGGAGTGGGGTGATCATTGATAACAAAGCCGGCTACATCCTCACAGCCGCACATGTCATCGGACTCGCTCAGAAAGATGCCACCATCATCCTCCACGATGGCCGCACGTTGAAAGGCCGCACCATGGGCCTGAACCGCGGTCTCGATGCAGGACTGGTGAAACTGATTGAAGATGCCGAAGTCGATATCAGCAAACTCACGGCCGCGAAGATGGGAGACATCTCCCAGATCAAAACCGGTGAGTGGGTGATGGCCACCGGACACCCGAACGGTTATCAGGCAGGTCGTCCTCCTGTCGTACGACTGGGACGGGTCGTGACCCGAAAAAAACATCTGCTCCAGACTGATTGCACGCTGATCGGCGGAGACTCAGGTGGCCCATTATACAATATGCAGGGAGAGGTGGTCGGCATTCACAGCCGCATCGGTCCCTCTACCAGCTGGAATTTCCATATCCCCGTCTCCGCATTTCAGGACGACTGGGAAAAGCTCGTTTCCGGCGATATGTGGGGGGCGAAGCCTCTTGGCCAGAATGCCGTCCTCGGCGTCAATGGCGAAACGACAGATCAAGGATGTAAAGTGACCGGCGTCACCCGCGGATTTCCCGCAGAAATCGCCGGCTTGAAAGAGAATGACATTATTTACCAGTTGAACGATGAAAAGATTACCGGCATCGAACAACTGGCGGAAGTCGTTCAACAATACAAACCGGGGCAGACGGTGCAGGTCCAACTGACGCGTGACGGCAAAAGCATGTCGTTTGAAGTTCAACTCGCCGCCCGGGATTAA
- a CDS encoding FAD-dependent oxidoreductase: MSQLLACGLFLILVVPKAQGKEYDVVVYGGTSGAVTAAVQAKRLGKSAVIVCPDTHLGGLSSGGLGWTDTGNKAVIGGLAREFYHRVWKHYQTADAWKWQQRKAYGDKGQGTPAIDGKQRTMWIFEPHVAEAVFDEFVKEYEIPVYRDEWLDRKSGVTKDGDRITAIKTLSGKTFQGKMFIDATYEGDLLATAGVSYHVGREANSVYGEEWNGVQTGVLHHRHHFGPNAVKEKISPYKVPGDPASGLLPRISGADPGKYGSGDDKIQAYCFRMCLTNHDENRVPFPKPEGYDPAQYELLLRIYDAGWRQTFAKFDPIPNFKTDTNNHGPMSTDNIGYNYDYPEASYERRQEIIKEHETYQKGWLYFIANDPRVPKEVQQKMQKWGLAKDEFTDNGNWPHQLYIREARRMIGEFVMTENELLKKKPTPDSVGMGSYTMDSHNVQRYVTPEGYVQNEGDIGVSTRGPYEIAYGSLVPKKGECANLLVPVCVSSSHIAFGSIRMEPVFMILGHSAATAAAIALDQKLDVQDVPYDQLKTQLIKEGQILEAPAEVKYGSNGINPETLKGIVVDDAQARLTGLWQTSRSAKKYVASGYSHESNTRDGKAAARFEAKVPQAGRYEVRYAYPPNTNRSSQVKVTVQHAGGSTSKTIDQRQTPPLEGVFVSLGEFEFTPDKTAAVEVTNADANGYVIIDAVQWIPVKE, translated from the coding sequence ATGTCGCAACTGCTCGCCTGCGGACTGTTTCTGATACTGGTTGTCCCGAAGGCACAAGGCAAGGAGTATGATGTCGTCGTCTATGGCGGCACCTCCGGGGCCGTCACCGCAGCCGTTCAGGCCAAGCGACTGGGAAAGTCAGCTGTCATCGTTTGCCCCGACACACATCTGGGAGGGCTTTCCAGTGGTGGTCTGGGCTGGACAGACACCGGCAATAAAGCCGTTATCGGCGGCCTGGCTCGCGAATTCTATCATCGCGTCTGGAAACACTATCAGACCGCGGACGCCTGGAAGTGGCAGCAGCGGAAAGCCTACGGCGACAAAGGGCAGGGGACTCCCGCCATCGATGGCAAGCAACGCACCATGTGGATTTTCGAACCACACGTAGCCGAGGCTGTCTTTGATGAGTTCGTGAAAGAATACGAGATTCCCGTGTACCGCGACGAATGGCTGGATCGCAAGTCCGGCGTTACCAAAGACGGGGATCGAATCACCGCCATCAAAACACTCAGCGGCAAAACCTTCCAGGGGAAGATGTTTATTGACGCCACTTACGAAGGTGATCTGCTGGCAACTGCCGGCGTGAGCTACCACGTGGGCCGCGAAGCCAACAGTGTCTATGGTGAAGAATGGAACGGTGTGCAGACCGGCGTACTGCATCACCGACACCACTTTGGCCCGAATGCGGTCAAAGAAAAGATCAGTCCCTACAAAGTTCCCGGCGATCCTGCCAGCGGACTGCTGCCTCGCATCAGTGGTGCCGACCCCGGCAAATACGGTTCGGGCGATGACAAAATTCAGGCCTACTGTTTCCGCATGTGCCTGACCAACCACGATGAGAATCGCGTTCCCTTTCCGAAACCGGAGGGCTACGACCCCGCCCAGTATGAACTCTTGCTGCGAATCTATGATGCCGGCTGGCGCCAGACGTTTGCCAAGTTTGATCCCATTCCAAACTTTAAGACCGATACCAACAATCACGGTCCCATGAGTACCGATAATATCGGCTATAACTACGACTATCCCGAAGCATCCTACGAACGTCGTCAAGAGATTATCAAAGAGCACGAAACCTACCAGAAAGGCTGGCTGTACTTCATCGCCAACGATCCCCGTGTACCCAAAGAAGTGCAGCAGAAGATGCAGAAATGGGGGCTGGCGAAAGATGAGTTCACCGATAACGGCAATTGGCCCCATCAGCTTTACATCCGTGAAGCCCGCCGGATGATCGGCGAATTCGTGATGACCGAAAACGAACTGCTCAAGAAGAAGCCTACCCCCGATTCGGTCGGCATGGGTTCCTACACCATGGACTCGCACAACGTGCAGCGGTATGTCACTCCGGAAGGCTACGTGCAGAACGAAGGGGACATCGGCGTTTCGACCCGTGGTCCCTATGAAATTGCTTACGGCAGCCTCGTTCCGAAAAAAGGGGAATGTGCCAACCTGCTGGTGCCGGTCTGTGTTTCCAGCTCACACATCGCCTTCGGTTCGATCCGCATGGAACCCGTTTTCATGATTCTCGGTCACTCCGCTGCGACAGCAGCTGCGATCGCCCTGGATCAGAAACTGGACGTGCAGGATGTGCCTTACGATCAGCTCAAAACCCAGCTGATCAAAGAGGGCCAGATTCTGGAAGCTCCTGCCGAAGTCAAGTATGGAAGTAACGGCATCAATCCGGAAACACTGAAAGGCATTGTTGTCGACGATGCGCAGGCCAGGCTGACCGGGCTCTGGCAGACCAGCCGCTCGGCGAAGAAGTATGTGGCTTCGGGTTACAGTCACGAGTCAAATACGCGTGATGGCAAAGCCGCGGCCCGTTTTGAAGCCAAAGTTCCCCAGGCGGGACGCTACGAAGTTCGCTATGCCTATCCGCCGAACACCAATCGCAGCTCGCAGGTCAAAGTGACCGTGCAGCATGCGGGGGGATCCACTTCCAAAACCATCGACCAGCGTCAGACACCACCTCTGGAAGGTGTGTTTGTGTCGCTGGGAGAATTTGAATTCACACCCGACAAGACAGCGGCTGTCGAAGTGACCAATGCTGATGCCAACGGCTATGTCATCATCGACGCCGTCCAGTGGATTCCCGTCAAGGAGTGA